In the Pseudomonas sp. ADAK2 genome, one interval contains:
- the mltF gene encoding membrane-bound lytic murein transglycosylase MltF, translating to MFSPTALRPRYAKWLIATGLFLVLSGCVDKPNTLERVKEDGVLRVITRNSPATYFQDRNGETGFEYELVKRFAEDLGVELKIETADNLDDLFNQVGKPNGPVLAAAGLVSSEQRKKQVRFSHSYLEVTPQIIYRNGQSRPTDAGDLVGKKIMVLKGSTHAEQLAELKKKYPGIEYEESDAVEVVDLLRMVDEGQIDLTLVDSNEVAMNQVYFPKIQVAFDLGDASNQSWAVAAGEDNSLLNEINAYLDKVKKNGTLQRLKDRYYGHVDVLGYMGATTFAQHLQQRLPKYEQHFKNYAKKEKVDWRLLAAVGYQESLWQPAVTSKTGVRGLMMLTQNTAQAMGVSNRLDPKQSIMGGAKYLAYMKDQLDESIQEPDRTWFALAAYNVGSGHLDDARKLAAREGLNPDKWLDVKKILPRLSEKKWFSKTRYGYARGGEPVHFVANIRRYYDILTWVTQPQLEGDQVAEGNLHVPGIDKSKPNQETPPL from the coding sequence ATGTTTTCCCCAACGGCTTTGCGTCCGCGGTACGCCAAATGGCTGATCGCAACCGGACTCTTCCTGGTGCTCAGTGGCTGTGTTGATAAACCCAACACGCTGGAGCGCGTAAAGGAGGATGGCGTGCTGCGGGTCATTACCCGGAACAGCCCCGCCACCTACTTTCAGGATCGTAACGGCGAAACCGGCTTCGAATACGAGCTGGTGAAGCGCTTTGCCGAAGATCTGGGGGTCGAGCTCAAAATCGAAACCGCTGACAACCTCGACGACCTGTTCAATCAGGTGGGCAAGCCTAACGGCCCGGTGCTGGCTGCTGCCGGTCTGGTCAGCAGCGAGCAACGCAAGAAGCAGGTACGGTTTTCCCACTCCTACCTGGAAGTCACCCCACAGATCATCTACCGCAACGGCCAGTCACGGCCGACGGACGCTGGCGATCTGGTCGGCAAAAAGATCATGGTGCTCAAGGGCAGCACCCACGCCGAGCAACTGGCGGAGCTGAAAAAGAAATATCCCGGTATTGAATACGAAGAGTCCGACGCGGTTGAAGTCGTCGACCTGCTGCGCATGGTGGATGAGGGCCAGATCGACCTGACACTGGTCGATTCCAATGAAGTGGCGATGAACCAGGTCTACTTCCCCAAAATCCAGGTCGCCTTCGATCTCGGCGATGCCAGCAACCAGAGCTGGGCGGTGGCCGCCGGCGAAGACAACAGCCTGCTCAACGAGATCAACGCCTACCTCGACAAGGTGAAGAAAAACGGCACCTTGCAACGCCTGAAAGACCGGTATTACGGCCACGTCGATGTGCTCGGCTACATGGGTGCGACCACCTTCGCCCAGCATCTGCAACAACGGCTGCCGAAATACGAACAGCACTTCAAGAACTACGCCAAGAAAGAGAAAGTCGACTGGCGCCTGCTGGCGGCGGTGGGTTATCAGGAATCGCTGTGGCAACCGGCGGTCACGTCCAAGACCGGCGTGCGCGGCCTGATGATGTTGACCCAGAACACCGCGCAGGCCATGGGCGTGTCCAACCGCCTCGACCCCAAGCAGAGCATCATGGGCGGCGCCAAGTACCTGGCCTACATGAAGGATCAGCTGGACGAGTCGATCCAGGAACCGGATCGCACCTGGTTTGCGCTGGCAGCCTACAACGTCGGCAGCGGTCACCTGGATGACGCGCGCAAACTGGCAGCCAGGGAAGGGTTGAACCCGGACAAATGGCTGGATGTGAAGAAGATCCTGCCGCGGCTTTCAGAGAAGAAGTGGTTCAGCAAAACCCGTTACGGCTACGCCCGGGGCGGCGAGCCAGTGCATTTCGTGGCGAACATCCGTCGCTACTACGACATCCTGACCTGGGTCACGCAGCCGCAGCTTGAAGGCGATCAAGTGGCCGAGGGCAACCTGCACGTGCCGGGGATCGACAAGTCCAAGCCGAATCAGGAAACACCGCCGCTTTAG
- the rnc gene encoding ribonuclease III, producing MSASLSRLERQLGYTFKDQELMVLALTHRSFAGRNNERLEFLGDAILNFVAGEALFDRFPLAREGQLSRLRARLVKGETLAVLARGFDLGDYLRLGSGELKSGGFRRESILADALEALIGAIYLDAGMDMARERVLAWLTGEFEGLTLVDTNKDPKTRLQEFLQSRGCELPRYEVVDIQGEPHCRVFFVECEITLLNEKSRGQGVSRRIAEQVAAAAALIALGVENGND from the coding sequence GTGAGCGCCTCCTTAAGCCGTCTAGAGCGTCAGCTCGGCTACACCTTCAAAGACCAGGAACTGATGGTCCTGGCCCTGACTCACCGCAGTTTTGCCGGGCGTAACAACGAGCGCCTGGAATTCCTCGGTGATGCCATCCTCAACTTCGTCGCCGGCGAGGCGCTGTTCGATCGCTTCCCGCTGGCCCGCGAAGGCCAGTTGTCGCGTTTGCGCGCACGCCTGGTGAAAGGTGAGACCCTGGCCGTACTGGCCCGTGGTTTCGATCTGGGCGACTACCTGCGCCTGGGTTCCGGTGAATTGAAAAGTGGCGGTTTCCGTCGCGAGTCGATTCTGGCTGATGCCCTGGAAGCGTTGATAGGTGCGATCTACCTGGACGCCGGCATGGACATGGCGCGCGAACGCGTGCTGGCCTGGCTAACCGGTGAGTTCGAGGGCCTGACCCTGGTCGACACCAACAAGGATCCGAAAACCCGCCTGCAGGAATTCCTGCAATCCCGGGGCTGTGAGCTGCCACGTTACGAAGTGGTGGATATCCAGGGTGAGCCGCATTGCCGAGTCTTCTTCGTCGAATGCGAAATCACCTTACTGAATGAAAAAAGCCGAGGTCAGGGTGTGAGTCGTCGTATTGCCGAACAGGTAGCGGCCGCCGCAGCACTGATTGCCCTGGGTGTGGAGAATGGCAATGACTGA
- the nagE gene encoding N-acetylglucosamine-specific PTS transporter subunit IIBC: MYQYFIEGLQRLGRALMLPIAILPIAGLLLRLGDTDLLNIAIIHDAGQVIFANLAMIFAIGIAVGFAKDNNGTAGLAGVIGYLVMVSTLKVLDASINMGMLAGIVSGLMAGALYNRFKDIKLPEYLAFFGGRRFVPIVTGFAAVGLGLIFGLVWPPIQQGINSFGALMMESGSFGAFVFGVFNRLLIVTGLHHILNNMAWFVFGNFTDPTTGALVTGDLSRYFAGDPKGGQFMTGMFPMMIFGLPAACLAMYRNALPERRKVMGGIFLSMALTSFLTGVTEPIEFAFMFLAPMLYLVHAVLTGLSMAITNMLNIHLGFTFSGGFIDMVLGWGKSTNGWLVIPVGLAYAVIYYVVFDFCIRRFNLKTPGREDVASAEKVVFAENERAGAYIKALGGADNLITVGACTTRLRLDMVDRNKANDAELKALGAMAVVRPGKGGSLQVVVGPMADSIADEIRLAMPALGRAVITSPAVVVEVAKPVALPEAQQWLNALGGGDNVLQMDCIAMTRIRLQLADGKALSECQLKELGCQGVSQLEGGVWHLLIGDKAPSLSGALEALVNRSEVSAKV; this comes from the coding sequence ATGTACCAATACTTTATCGAAGGCCTGCAGCGCCTCGGCCGCGCGCTGATGCTGCCGATCGCGATCCTGCCGATTGCCGGCCTGTTGCTGCGCCTGGGCGACACCGACCTGCTGAACATCGCGATCATCCACGACGCCGGTCAGGTGATCTTCGCCAACCTGGCGATGATCTTCGCCATCGGCATCGCGGTCGGGTTCGCCAAGGACAACAACGGCACGGCGGGTCTGGCCGGGGTCATTGGTTACCTGGTGATGGTCTCCACCCTCAAGGTGCTCGATGCCAGCATCAACATGGGTATGCTCGCCGGGATCGTCAGCGGCTTGATGGCCGGCGCGCTGTACAACCGCTTCAAGGACATCAAGTTGCCGGAGTACCTCGCCTTCTTCGGTGGCCGACGCTTTGTGCCGATTGTCACCGGGTTTGCCGCCGTTGGCCTCGGCCTGATCTTTGGCCTGGTCTGGCCGCCGATCCAGCAAGGCATCAACAGCTTCGGCGCGCTGATGATGGAAAGCGGCAGCTTCGGCGCGTTTGTCTTCGGCGTGTTCAACCGGCTGCTGATCGTCACCGGCCTGCACCACATCCTCAACAACATGGCGTGGTTCGTGTTTGGCAACTTCACCGACCCGACCACGGGCGCCCTCGTCACCGGCGACCTGTCGCGCTACTTCGCTGGCGATCCGAAGGGTGGCCAGTTCATGACCGGCATGTTCCCGATGATGATCTTCGGCCTACCTGCCGCGTGCCTGGCGATGTACCGCAACGCCCTGCCGGAACGGCGCAAAGTCATGGGCGGGATCTTCCTGTCGATGGCCCTCACCTCGTTCCTGACCGGCGTGACCGAGCCGATCGAGTTTGCGTTCATGTTCCTCGCGCCGATGCTGTATCTGGTGCACGCCGTGCTGACCGGCCTATCGATGGCCATCACCAATATGCTGAACATTCACCTCGGGTTTACCTTCTCTGGCGGTTTCATCGACATGGTCCTCGGCTGGGGTAAATCCACCAATGGCTGGCTGGTGATCCCGGTTGGCTTGGCCTACGCGGTGATCTACTACGTGGTGTTCGACTTCTGTATTCGCCGCTTCAACCTCAAGACGCCGGGGCGCGAAGATGTGGCTTCCGCCGAGAAGGTCGTGTTTGCTGAGAACGAGCGCGCCGGCGCCTACATCAAGGCGTTGGGCGGCGCGGACAACTTGATCACCGTCGGTGCCTGCACTACGCGTTTGCGACTGGACATGGTGGATCGCAACAAAGCCAATGATGCCGAGTTGAAAGCGCTGGGCGCGATGGCCGTGGTGCGTCCGGGCAAGGGCGGGAGTTTGCAGGTAGTGGTCGGGCCGATGGCGGACAGCATTGCTGATGAAATTCGGCTGGCGATGCCGGCGTTGGGTCGCGCGGTTATTACCAGCCCCGCCGTTGTGGTCGAAGTGGCGAAACCTGTTGCGCTGCCTGAAGCCCAGCAATGGCTGAATGCCTTGGGCGGTGGCGACAATGTGCTGCAAATGGACTGCATCGCCATGACCCGGATTCGCCTGCAACTGGCGGACGGCAAGGCGTTGTCGGAGTGTCAGTTGAAGGAATTGGGGTGTCAGGGTGTCAGTCAGCTTGAGGGTGGGGTTTGGCACTTGTTGATAGGCGACAAGGCGCCCAGTTTGAGCGGGGCGTTGGAGGCATTGGTTAATCGTAGTGAGGTGAGTGCGAAGGTTTAG
- the recO gene encoding DNA repair protein RecO encodes MSTTAPIGQLAYVLHSRAYRESSALVDFLTPQGRLRAVLRSARGKAGTLARPFVPLEVEFRGRGELKNVGRMESAGTSTWLVGEALFSGLYLNELLIRLLPAEDPHPGVFDHYAATLLALAEGRPLEPLLRSFEWRLLDDLGYGFALNADIHGDPIAADGLYRLQVDAGLERVYLLQPGLFNGTELLAMSEADWSAPGALSAAKRLMRQALAVHLGGRPLVSRELFRKP; translated from the coding sequence ATGTCGACCACCGCGCCCATCGGCCAACTTGCCTACGTGCTCCACAGCCGCGCCTACCGCGAAAGCAGTGCGCTGGTGGACTTCCTCACGCCGCAAGGTCGGCTGAGGGCGGTGTTGCGCAGTGCGCGAGGTAAGGCCGGGACCCTGGCACGGCCATTCGTGCCGCTGGAGGTCGAGTTTCGTGGTCGGGGTGAGCTTAAGAATGTCGGGCGCATGGAGAGTGCGGGGACTTCGACATGGCTCGTTGGCGAGGCGCTGTTCAGTGGCCTCTACCTTAATGAACTGCTGATTCGCCTGCTGCCGGCCGAAGATCCGCATCCCGGTGTGTTCGATCACTACGCTGCGACGTTGCTTGCTCTGGCTGAAGGCCGCCCGCTGGAGCCGTTGCTGCGCTCGTTCGAATGGCGCTTGCTGGACGATCTTGGCTACGGTTTTGCGCTGAACGCCGACATCCACGGCGATCCTATCGCGGCAGATGGTCTCTATCGTCTGCAGGTGGACGCGGGGCTGGAGCGGGTTTACTTGCTGCAACCCGGTCTGTTCAATGGCACTGAGTTGTTGGCTATGTCCGAAGCTGACTGGTCTGCCCCAGGCGCACTGTCCGCCGCCAAGCGTCTGATGCGTCAGGCACTGGCTGTTCACCTGGGTGGTCGTCCGCTCGTCAGTCGCGAGTTGTTTCGCAAGCCCTGA
- the pdxJ gene encoding pyridoxine 5'-phosphate synthase: MTTSNRILLGVNIDHVATLRQARGTRYPDPVKAALDAEEAGANGITVHLREDRRHIQERDVLLLKDVLQTRMNFEMGVTEEMMAFAERIRPAHICLVPETRQELTTEGGLDVAGQEARIKAAVDRLSKIGCEVSLFIDADERQIAASKRVGAPAIELHTGRYADAETPAEVAEELKRVADGVAFGLTQGLIVNAGHGLHYHNVEAVAAIKGINELNIGHALVAHALFVGFKSAVSEMKALILAAALKG, translated from the coding sequence GTGACCACCAGCAATCGCATTCTTCTTGGCGTGAACATCGACCACGTTGCCACCCTGCGTCAGGCCCGGGGCACTCGCTACCCGGATCCGGTCAAGGCAGCACTGGATGCCGAAGAGGCGGGTGCCAATGGCATCACCGTGCACCTGCGCGAAGACCGCCGGCACATCCAGGAGCGCGACGTGCTGCTGCTCAAGGACGTGCTGCAAACCCGCATGAACTTCGAAATGGGCGTCACCGAAGAAATGATGGCGTTCGCCGAACGCATCCGCCCGGCGCACATTTGCCTGGTCCCGGAAACCCGTCAGGAACTGACCACCGAAGGTGGCCTGGACGTGGCGGGGCAGGAAGCGCGGATCAAGGCTGCGGTGGATCGCCTGTCGAAGATCGGTTGTGAAGTGTCGTTGTTTATCGATGCTGACGAGCGGCAGATCGCGGCGTCCAAGCGCGTTGGTGCCCCCGCTATCGAGCTGCACACCGGCCGTTATGCCGATGCCGAGACGCCGGCCGAAGTGGCAGAAGAACTCAAGCGTGTGGCCGATGGCGTGGCGTTTGGTCTGACCCAGGGCTTGATCGTCAACGCAGGCCATGGCCTGCACTATCACAACGTCGAAGCGGTGGCGGCGATCAAGGGCATCAACGAACTGAACATCGGCCATGCGCTGGTGGCCCATGCGTTGTTTGTCGGGTTCAAGTCGGCGGTTTCGGAGATGAAGGCGCTGATTCTGGCGGCGGCGCTCAAGGGTTGA
- the era gene encoding GTPase Era, which produces MTDTTATRCGYVAIVGRPNVGKSTLLNHILGQKLAITSRKPQTTRHNMLGIKTEGAIQAVYVDTPGMHKGGEKALNRYMNKTASAALKDVDVVIFVVDRTKWTDEDQMVLERVQYVTGPLIVALNKTDRIEDKAELMPHLSWLQEQLPNAQIMPISAQHGHNLEALERVIAGYLPENEHFFPEDQITDRSSRFLAAELVREKIMRQMGAELPYQITVEIEEFKQQGKTLHIHALILVERDGQKKIIIGDKGERIKRIGTEARKDMELLFDSKIMLNLWVKVKGGWSDDERALRSLGYGDL; this is translated from the coding sequence ATGACTGATACAACCGCAACACGCTGTGGCTATGTTGCCATCGTCGGCCGTCCCAACGTGGGCAAGTCCACGCTGCTGAACCACATCCTGGGTCAGAAGCTGGCGATCACCTCGCGCAAGCCGCAAACCACCCGCCACAACATGCTGGGCATCAAGACTGAAGGCGCCATCCAGGCTGTCTACGTCGACACCCCGGGCATGCACAAGGGTGGCGAAAAAGCGCTGAACCGCTACATGAACAAAACCGCTTCGGCGGCGTTGAAAGACGTCGACGTGGTGATCTTCGTGGTTGACCGCACCAAGTGGACCGACGAAGACCAGATGGTCCTCGAGCGCGTGCAGTACGTGACTGGCCCGTTGATCGTGGCGCTGAACAAGACCGACCGCATCGAAGACAAAGCCGAACTGATGCCGCACCTGAGCTGGTTGCAGGAGCAGCTGCCGAACGCGCAGATCATGCCGATCTCGGCCCAGCACGGGCACAACCTCGAAGCGCTGGAGCGCGTGATCGCCGGCTACCTGCCGGAAAACGAGCACTTCTTCCCGGAAGACCAGATCACCGACCGCAGCAGCCGCTTCCTCGCCGCTGAACTGGTGCGCGAAAAAATCATGCGCCAGATGGGTGCAGAGCTGCCGTACCAGATCACCGTTGAAATCGAAGAGTTCAAGCAGCAGGGCAAAACCCTGCACATCCATGCCTTGATCCTCGTCGAACGTGATGGCCAGAAAAAGATCATCATTGGTGACAAGGGCGAGCGCATCAAACGCATCGGCACCGAGGCGCGCAAGGACATGGAGCTGCTGTTCGACTCCAAGATCATGCTCAACCTCTGGGTGAAAGTGAAAGGTGGCTGGTCCGACGACGAACGCGCCCTGCGTTCGCTGGGTTACGGCGACCTGTAA
- a CDS encoding Nif3-like dinuclear metal center hexameric protein, whose protein sequence is MYKLCFFVPASHVEQVKSAVFAAGGGRIGAYDHCAWQVLGLGQFRPLDGSQPFIGEAGQVEQVEEWKVELVVADELIVAAVAALKLSHPYETPAYEVWRLEDF, encoded by the coding sequence GTGTACAAGCTCTGCTTTTTTGTGCCGGCCAGTCATGTGGAACAGGTCAAGAGTGCCGTATTCGCCGCCGGTGGTGGGCGGATCGGTGCTTATGATCACTGCGCCTGGCAGGTGTTGGGCCTGGGCCAGTTTCGCCCTTTGGACGGCAGTCAGCCGTTTATTGGCGAAGCAGGGCAGGTCGAGCAGGTCGAGGAATGGAAGGTCGAGCTGGTGGTGGCGGATGAGTTGATCGTGGCCGCGGTGGCCGCGTTGAAACTCAGCCATCCCTACGAGACGCCGGCTTATGAAGTGTGGCGGTTGGAGGATTTCTGA
- the purL gene encoding phosphoribosylformylglycinamidine synthase — MLILRGAPALSAFRHSKLLEQLSQKVPAVSGLYAEFAHFAEVTGVLTGDEQQVLARLLKYGPSVPVQEPTGRLFLVLPRFGTISPWSSKASDIARNCGLSKIQRLERGIAFYVAGQFSEAEAQLIADGLHDRMTQIVLGNLEQAAGLFSHAEPKPLTAIDVLGGGRAALEKANTELGLALADDEIDYLVNAFIGLKRNPHDIELMMFAQANSEHCRHKIFNASWDIDGQSQEKSLFGMIKNTYVMHSEGVLSAYKDNASVIVGNVAGRFFPDPETRQYGAVQEPVHILMKVETHNHPTAIAPFPGAATGSGGEIRDEGATGRGAKPKAGLTGFTVSNLQIPGFEQPWEVPYGKPERIVTALDIMIEGPLGGAAFNNEFGRPALTGYFRTFEQSITTPRGDEVRGYHKPIMLAGGMGNIRAEHVQKAEITVGSKLIVLGGPAMLIGLGGGAASSMATGTSSADLDFASVQRENPEMERRCQEVIDRCWQLGDKNPISFIHDVGAGGLSNAFPELVNDGDRGGRFELRNIPNDEPGMAPHEIWSNESQERYVLAVGPADFDRFQAICERERCPFAVVGEATAEPQLTVTDSHFGNSPVDMPLEVLLGKAPRMHRSAVRENELGDDFDPSTLEIADCVERVLHHPAVASKSFLITIGDRTITGLVARDQMVGPWQVPVADVAVTATSFDVYTGEAMAMGERTPLALLDAPASGRMAIGETLTNIAASRINKISDIKLSANWMSAAGHPGEDARLYDTVKAVGMELCPDLGITIPVGKDSMSMATRWNDEGVDKTVTSPMSLIVTGFAPVADIRQTLTPELRMDKGTTDLILIDLGRGQNRMGASILAQVHGKLGSQAPDVDDAEDLKAFFAVIQGLNADGHLLAYHDRSDGGLLTSVVEMAFAGHCGLSLNLDGLAETSADIAAILFNEELGAVIQVRQDATPDILAQFSAAGLGDCVSVIGQPMNNGQINITFNGETVFEGQRRLLQRTWAETSYQIQRLRDNADCAEQEFDVLLEEDNPGLSVKLSYDVNQDVAAPYIKKNIRPQVAVLREQGVNGQVEMAAAFDRAGFNAIDVHMSDILAGRVDLNEFKGLVACGGFSYGDVLGAGEGWAKSALFNSRARDAFQGFFERNDSFTLGVCNGCQMMSNLHELIPGSEFWPHFVRNRSEQFEARVAMVQVQESNSIFLQGMAGSRMPIAIAHGEGHAEFASEEALLEADLSGCVAMRFVDNHGKVTEKYPANPNGSPRGITGLTSRDGRVTIMMPHPERVFRAVQNSWRSEDWNEDAPWMRMFRNARVWVN, encoded by the coding sequence ATGTTGATCCTGCGCGGCGCTCCTGCCCTTTCTGCCTTTCGCCACAGCAAACTCCTTGAGCAACTGAGCCAGAAGGTCCCGGCTGTCAGCGGCTTGTATGCTGAATTCGCTCACTTCGCCGAAGTCACCGGCGTCCTGACCGGCGACGAACAGCAGGTGCTCGCGCGCCTTCTGAAGTACGGCCCAAGTGTCCCGGTGCAAGAACCGACCGGTCGTCTGTTCCTGGTGTTGCCGCGTTTCGGCACCATCTCGCCGTGGTCCAGTAAAGCCAGCGACATCGCTCGCAACTGCGGCCTGAGCAAAATCCAGCGTCTGGAACGCGGCATCGCGTTCTACGTCGCCGGCCAGTTCAGCGAAGCCGAAGCGCAGCTGATTGCCGATGGTCTGCACGACCGCATGACGCAAATCGTGTTGGGCAACCTCGAACAGGCCGCCGGCCTGTTCAGCCATGCCGAACCGAAGCCCTTGACTGCGATCGACGTGTTGGGTGGCGGCCGCGCCGCGCTGGAAAAAGCCAACACCGAGCTGGGCCTGGCCCTGGCCGACGACGAGATCGATTACCTGGTCAACGCCTTCATCGGCTTGAAGCGCAACCCGCACGACATCGAATTGATGATGTTCGCCCAGGCGAACTCCGAGCATTGCCGTCACAAGATCTTCAACGCCAGTTGGGACATCGACGGCCAGAGCCAGGAAAAAAGCCTGTTCGGCATGATCAAGAACACCTACGTGATGCACAGCGAAGGCGTTCTGTCGGCTTATAAGGACAACGCTTCGGTGATCGTCGGCAACGTCGCCGGTCGTTTCTTCCCGGACCCTGAAACCCGCCAGTACGGCGCGGTGCAGGAGCCGGTGCACATCCTGATGAAAGTCGAGACCCACAACCACCCGACTGCGATTGCCCCGTTCCCAGGTGCAGCCACCGGTAGTGGCGGCGAGATTCGCGACGAAGGCGCGACCGGTCGTGGCGCCAAGCCAAAGGCTGGCCTGACCGGTTTCACCGTATCGAACTTGCAGATCCCAGGCTTCGAACAGCCGTGGGAAGTGCCATACGGCAAGCCTGAGCGCATCGTGACTGCGCTGGACATCATGATCGAAGGCCCACTGGGTGGCGCCGCGTTCAACAACGAATTCGGCCGTCCAGCCCTGACTGGTTACTTCCGTACCTTCGAACAGTCGATCACCACCCCGCGTGGCGACGAAGTTCGCGGTTACCACAAGCCGATCATGCTGGCCGGCGGCATGGGTAACATCCGTGCCGAACACGTCCAGAAAGCCGAAATCACCGTCGGCTCCAAGCTGATCGTCCTCGGCGGCCCGGCAATGCTGATCGGCCTGGGCGGCGGCGCGGCTTCCTCCATGGCCACCGGCACCAGCTCGGCGGACCTGGACTTCGCATCCGTACAGCGCGAAAACCCTGAGATGGAACGTCGCTGCCAGGAAGTCATCGACCGTTGCTGGCAGTTGGGCGACAAAAACCCGATCAGCTTCATCCACGACGTGGGCGCGGGCGGTCTGTCCAACGCCTTCCCGGAACTGGTCAACGACGGCGACCGGGGTGGCCGCTTCGAACTGCGCAACATTCCAAACGACGAGCCGGGCATGGCCCCGCACGAAATCTGGAGCAACGAATCCCAGGAACGCTACGTTCTGGCCGTCGGCCCGGCGGACTTCGATCGCTTCCAGGCGATCTGCGAACGTGAGCGTTGCCCGTTTGCCGTCGTCGGTGAAGCCACTGCCGAGCCGCAACTGACGGTCACCGACAGCCACTTCGGCAACAGCCCGGTGGACATGCCACTCGAAGTGCTGCTGGGCAAAGCCCCGCGTATGCACCGTTCGGCCGTTCGTGAAAACGAACTGGGCGACGACTTCGATCCGTCGACGCTGGAGATTGCCGACTGCGTTGAACGCGTTCTGCATCACCCGGCTGTCGCGAGCAAAAGCTTCCTGATCACCATCGGCGACCGCACCATCACCGGCCTCGTGGCCCGTGACCAAATGGTCGGCCCGTGGCAGGTTCCGGTGGCCGACGTTGCCGTCACCGCCACCAGCTTCGACGTCTACACCGGTGAAGCCATGGCCATGGGCGAGCGTACTCCGCTGGCACTGCTGGACGCTCCGGCGTCGGGCCGCATGGCCATCGGCGAAACCCTGACCAACATCGCCGCGTCGCGCATCAACAAGATCTCCGACATCAAGTTGTCGGCGAACTGGATGTCCGCTGCCGGTCACCCGGGTGAAGATGCGCGTCTGTACGACACCGTGAAAGCGGTCGGTATGGAACTGTGCCCGGACCTGGGCATTACCATTCCGGTGGGCAAGGACTCGATGTCCATGGCCACGCGCTGGAACGACGAAGGCGTCGACAAGACCGTGACGTCGCCAATGTCCCTGATCGTGACCGGTTTCGCGCCAGTGGCTGACATCCGTCAGACCCTGACCCCGGAACTGCGCATGGATAAAGGCACCACCGACCTGATCCTGATCGACCTGGGCCGTGGCCAGAACCGCATGGGCGCCTCGATCCTGGCCCAGGTTCACGGCAAGCTCGGCTCGCAAGCGCCGGACGTCGATGATGCCGAAGACCTGAAAGCCTTCTTCGCCGTGATCCAGGGCCTCAACGCCGACGGTCACCTGCTGGCTTACCACGACCGTTCCGACGGTGGTCTGCTGACCAGCGTTGTCGAAATGGCCTTCGCCGGTCACTGCGGCTTGAGCCTGAACCTCGACGGTCTGGCGGAAACGTCCGCCGACATCGCCGCGATCCTGTTCAACGAAGAACTCGGCGCGGTAATCCAGGTTCGCCAGGACGCTACTCCAGACATCCTCGCGCAATTCAGCGCGGCCGGTCTGGGCGACTGCGTGTCGGTGATCGGTCAGCCGATGAACAACGGCCAGATCAACATCACCTTCAACGGCGAAACCGTGTTCGAAGGCCAGCGTCGTCTGCTGCAACGGACCTGGGCTGAAACCAGCTACCAGATTCAGCGTCTGCGTGACAACGCCGACTGCGCCGAGCAAGAGTTCGACGTGCTGCTGGAAGAAGACAACCCGGGCCTGAGCGTCAAGCTGAGCTACGACGTCAACCAGGACGTCGCTGCGCCTTACATCAAGAAAAACATCCGCCCACAGGTTGCCGTACTGCGTGAGCAGGGCGTCAACGGTCAGGTGGAAATGGCCGCAGCCTTCGACCGCGCCGGTTTCAACGCGATCGACGTGCACATGAGCGACATTCTGGCCGGCCGTGTCGACCTGAACGAGTTCAAAGGTCTGGTCGCTTGCGGCGGTTTCTCCTACGGCGACGTATTGGGTGCTGGTGAAGGCTGGGCCAAATCCGCGCTGTTCAACAGCCGCGCTCGCGATGCGTTCCAGGGCTTCTTCGAACGTAACGACAGCTTCACCCTCGGCGTGTGCAACGGTTGCCAGATGATGTCCAACCTGCACGAGCTGATCCCGGGCAGCGAGTTCTGGCCGCACTTCGTGCGCAACCGTTCCGAGCAGTTCGAAGCCCGCGTGGCGATGGTCCAGGTCCAGGAGTCGAACTCGATCTTCCTGCAAGGCATGGCCGGTTCGCGCATGCCGATCGCCATCGCTCACGGTGAAGGTCATGCCGAGTTCGCCAGCGAAGAAGCGTTGCTGGAAGCCGATCTGTCCGGTTGCGTGGCCATGCGTTTCGTCGACAACCACGGCAAGGTCACCGAGAAATACCCGGCCAACCCGAACGGCTCGCCGCGCGGGATCACCGGTTTGACCAGCCGCGACGGTCGCGTAACGATCATGATGCCGCACCCGGAACGTGTGTTCCGCGCCGTGCAGAACTCGTGGCGCTCGGAAGACTGGAACGAAGACGCACCTTGGATGCGTATGTTCCGTAACGCACGCGTCTGGGTGAACTAA